In Quercus robur chromosome 11, dhQueRobu3.1, whole genome shotgun sequence, the following proteins share a genomic window:
- the LOC126707425 gene encoding membrane-bound transcription factor site-2 protease homolog isoform X3 gives MNLGMPLLLHGTFSLESSESIQMEYIAIFIAALFPGALVAFNYEFLQALPQLTALRVYCAGVWHNAVCCVACGLVLFLLPMILFPFYIYGESPMVLDVSSTSPLSRYLSPGDLIMSLDGVRIHNSQEWMEMTSLIDKMALQSTNHSKYDEGFGRVNGIKGYCVPNIMIEDNQKIQSVGNYSACAEDLTAFETIPCHDMRMSNIGGGEDGHPKRRENTYCLDAKDIVKLNKCGDGWEIITNGSSCICSLDESCLSPLQMPGLSWVEITFSRSLSAECLQLGRNSFSDSKTSDLIESNCRGSFVFVGDVISMARSVRLTAYQPRWAFHIGRDLPDVLERVLMCTFHVSVTLALLNSLPVYFLDGESLLEVALCHFTSLSSRKREKVLKVCLLGGTLISILVFVRIFFSFM, from the exons ATGAATTTGGGCATGCCCTTGCTGCTGCATG GCACCTTTTCATTGGAAAGCAGTGAGAGCATACAGATGGAGTACATTGCGATTTTTATTGCAGCTTTATTTCCTGGTGCTCTGGTAGCTTTCAATTACGAGTTTCTGCAAGCATTACCGCAGCTTACTGCCCTTCGTGTATATTGTGCTGGTGTGTGGCACAATGCAGTG TGTTGTGTAGCTTGTGGATTGGTGCTATTCCTCTTGCCCATGATCTTGTTTCCCTTCTACATATATGGTGAAAGCCCCATG GTTTTGGATGTATCTTCTACATCACCTTTGTCTAGGTATTTGTCTCCTGGGGATCTTATTATGTCACTAGATGGTGTTCGCATCCATAATTCACAAGAGTGGATGGAGATGACTTCTTTGATAGATAAAATGGCACTTCAAAGTACAAACCATTCCAAATATGATGAAGGCTTTGGGAGAGTCAATGGCATAAAAGGATATTGTGTCCCCAATATTATGATAGAAGATAACCAGAAGATTCAATCAGTAGGCAACTATTCTGCTTGTGCTGAGGATCTTACTGCCTTTGAAACCATTCCCTGTCATGATATGAGAATGTCAAATATTGGTGGTGGTGAAGATGGTCATccaaagagaagagagaatacTTACTGCTTGGATGCTAAGGACATTGTCAAGCTTAATAAATGTGGTGATGGATGGGAAATAATAACTAATGGAAGCAGCTGCATATGTTCACTG GATGAGTCTTGCTTGAGTCCACTTCAGATGCCGGGTTTGAGCTGGGTTGAGATCACATTCTCAAGATCCCTTTCTGCAGAGTGCTTGCAACTTGGAAGaaattcattttcagattcCAAGACTTCTGATCTTATAGAATCCAATTGTCGTgggagttttgtttttgttggtgaTGTAATATCCATGGCTCGTTCAGTTCGTTTAACCGCTTATCAACCTCGTTGGGCATTTCATATTGGTAGAGATCTTCCAGATGTGCTGGAAAGGGTTCTGATGTGCACATTCCATGTCTCTGTAACACTAGCTCTTCTCAATAGCTTGCCA GTCTACTTTCTGGATGGAGAATCTCTTCTTGAGGTGGCCCTGTGCCATTTCACTTCACTCAGCtcaaggaagagagaaaaggttCTTAAAGTATGTCTTTTGGGAGGGACTCTGATTTCTATCCTTGTCTTTGTGAGAATCTTCTTCAGTTTTATGTAA
- the LOC126707425 gene encoding membrane-bound transcription factor site-2 protease homolog isoform X2 codes for MSLADAGYIFISTVISVSVHEFGHALAAACESIQMEYIAIFIAALFPGALVAFNYEFLQALPQLTALRVYCAGVWHNAVCCVACGLVLFLLPMILFPFYIYGESPMVLDVSSTSPLSRYLSPGDLIMSLDGVRIHNSQEWMEMTSLIDKMALQSTNHSKYDEGFGRVNGIKGYCVPNIMIEDNQKIQSVGNYSACAEDLTAFETIPCHDMRMSNIGGGEDGHPKRRENTYCLDAKDIVKLNKCGDGWEIITNGSSCICSLDESCLSPLQMPGLSWVEITFSRSLSAECLQLGRNSFSDSKTSDLIESNCRGSFVFVGDVISMARSVRLTAYQPRWAFHIGRDLPDVLERVLMCTFHVSVTLALLNSLPVYFLDGESLLEVALCHFTSLSSRKREKVLKVCLLGGTLISILVFVRIFFSFM; via the exons ATGTCACTTGCTGATGCTGGATATATCTTTATTTCTACTGTGATTTCTGTATCCGTGCATGAATTTGGGCATGCCCTTGCTGCTGCATG TGAGAGCATACAGATGGAGTACATTGCGATTTTTATTGCAGCTTTATTTCCTGGTGCTCTGGTAGCTTTCAATTACGAGTTTCTGCAAGCATTACCGCAGCTTACTGCCCTTCGTGTATATTGTGCTGGTGTGTGGCACAATGCAGTG TGTTGTGTAGCTTGTGGATTGGTGCTATTCCTCTTGCCCATGATCTTGTTTCCCTTCTACATATATGGTGAAAGCCCCATG GTTTTGGATGTATCTTCTACATCACCTTTGTCTAGGTATTTGTCTCCTGGGGATCTTATTATGTCACTAGATGGTGTTCGCATCCATAATTCACAAGAGTGGATGGAGATGACTTCTTTGATAGATAAAATGGCACTTCAAAGTACAAACCATTCCAAATATGATGAAGGCTTTGGGAGAGTCAATGGCATAAAAGGATATTGTGTCCCCAATATTATGATAGAAGATAACCAGAAGATTCAATCAGTAGGCAACTATTCTGCTTGTGCTGAGGATCTTACTGCCTTTGAAACCATTCCCTGTCATGATATGAGAATGTCAAATATTGGTGGTGGTGAAGATGGTCATccaaagagaagagagaatacTTACTGCTTGGATGCTAAGGACATTGTCAAGCTTAATAAATGTGGTGATGGATGGGAAATAATAACTAATGGAAGCAGCTGCATATGTTCACTG GATGAGTCTTGCTTGAGTCCACTTCAGATGCCGGGTTTGAGCTGGGTTGAGATCACATTCTCAAGATCCCTTTCTGCAGAGTGCTTGCAACTTGGAAGaaattcattttcagattcCAAGACTTCTGATCTTATAGAATCCAATTGTCGTgggagttttgtttttgttggtgaTGTAATATCCATGGCTCGTTCAGTTCGTTTAACCGCTTATCAACCTCGTTGGGCATTTCATATTGGTAGAGATCTTCCAGATGTGCTGGAAAGGGTTCTGATGTGCACATTCCATGTCTCTGTAACACTAGCTCTTCTCAATAGCTTGCCA GTCTACTTTCTGGATGGAGAATCTCTTCTTGAGGTGGCCCTGTGCCATTTCACTTCACTCAGCtcaaggaagagagaaaaggttCTTAAAGTATGTCTTTTGGGAGGGACTCTGATTTCTATCCTTGTCTTTGTGAGAATCTTCTTCAGTTTTATGTAA
- the LOC126707425 gene encoding membrane-bound transcription factor site-2 protease homolog isoform X1, which translates to MEGRRMRRFGRGVHSNTRSHSPSLLPLHTTPNHNISNSISCWYCDYKITALNQPLFRFGRRYARALRVWFSIGVGFSLTALFGVTMILLWELGKALHLIHQDTKLGNLSTALLFGFSPTAVSGFSMSLADAGYIFISTVISVSVHEFGHALAAACESIQMEYIAIFIAALFPGALVAFNYEFLQALPQLTALRVYCAGVWHNAVCCVACGLVLFLLPMILFPFYIYGESPMVLDVSSTSPLSRYLSPGDLIMSLDGVRIHNSQEWMEMTSLIDKMALQSTNHSKYDEGFGRVNGIKGYCVPNIMIEDNQKIQSVGNYSACAEDLTAFETIPCHDMRMSNIGGGEDGHPKRRENTYCLDAKDIVKLNKCGDGWEIITNGSSCICSLDESCLSPLQMPGLSWVEITFSRSLSAECLQLGRNSFSDSKTSDLIESNCRGSFVFVGDVISMARSVRLTAYQPRWAFHIGRDLPDVLERVLMCTFHVSVTLALLNSLPVYFLDGESLLEVALCHFTSLSSRKREKVLKVCLLGGTLISILVFVRIFFSFM; encoded by the exons ATGGAAGGAAGGCGAATGAGAAGGTTTGGAAGGGGTGTACACAGTAACACTCgatctcactctccctctcttctTCCCCTACACACCACACCCAACCACAACATCTCCAACTCCATTTCTTGTTg GTATTGTGACTATAAAATCACTGCTCTCAATCAACCCCTTTTCCGTTTTGGTCGAAGATACGCCAG GGCTTTGAGAGTGTGGTTTTCCATTGGGGTTGGTTTTAGCCTAACTGCACTGTTTGGTGTTACTATG ATTCTCCTATGGGAATTAGGCAAAGCCCTGCATCTTATCCACCAAGACACAAAGCTTGGCAATCTTTCTACTGCCTTACTGTTTGGTTTTTCCCCCACTGCG GTCTCTGGTTTTAGCATGTCACTTGCTGATGCTGGATATATCTTTATTTCTACTGTGATTTCTGTATCCGTGCATGAATTTGGGCATGCCCTTGCTGCTGCATG TGAGAGCATACAGATGGAGTACATTGCGATTTTTATTGCAGCTTTATTTCCTGGTGCTCTGGTAGCTTTCAATTACGAGTTTCTGCAAGCATTACCGCAGCTTACTGCCCTTCGTGTATATTGTGCTGGTGTGTGGCACAATGCAGTG TGTTGTGTAGCTTGTGGATTGGTGCTATTCCTCTTGCCCATGATCTTGTTTCCCTTCTACATATATGGTGAAAGCCCCATG GTTTTGGATGTATCTTCTACATCACCTTTGTCTAGGTATTTGTCTCCTGGGGATCTTATTATGTCACTAGATGGTGTTCGCATCCATAATTCACAAGAGTGGATGGAGATGACTTCTTTGATAGATAAAATGGCACTTCAAAGTACAAACCATTCCAAATATGATGAAGGCTTTGGGAGAGTCAATGGCATAAAAGGATATTGTGTCCCCAATATTATGATAGAAGATAACCAGAAGATTCAATCAGTAGGCAACTATTCTGCTTGTGCTGAGGATCTTACTGCCTTTGAAACCATTCCCTGTCATGATATGAGAATGTCAAATATTGGTGGTGGTGAAGATGGTCATccaaagagaagagagaatacTTACTGCTTGGATGCTAAGGACATTGTCAAGCTTAATAAATGTGGTGATGGATGGGAAATAATAACTAATGGAAGCAGCTGCATATGTTCACTG GATGAGTCTTGCTTGAGTCCACTTCAGATGCCGGGTTTGAGCTGGGTTGAGATCACATTCTCAAGATCCCTTTCTGCAGAGTGCTTGCAACTTGGAAGaaattcattttcagattcCAAGACTTCTGATCTTATAGAATCCAATTGTCGTgggagttttgtttttgttggtgaTGTAATATCCATGGCTCGTTCAGTTCGTTTAACCGCTTATCAACCTCGTTGGGCATTTCATATTGGTAGAGATCTTCCAGATGTGCTGGAAAGGGTTCTGATGTGCACATTCCATGTCTCTGTAACACTAGCTCTTCTCAATAGCTTGCCA GTCTACTTTCTGGATGGAGAATCTCTTCTTGAGGTGGCCCTGTGCCATTTCACTTCACTCAGCtcaaggaagagagaaaaggttCTTAAAGTATGTCTTTTGGGAGGGACTCTGATTTCTATCCTTGTCTTTGTGAGAATCTTCTTCAGTTTTATGTAA